A portion of the Platichthys flesus chromosome 7, fPlaFle2.1, whole genome shotgun sequence genome contains these proteins:
- the LOC133956123 gene encoding suppressor of tumorigenicity 14 protein homolog isoform X2 — protein MDLLDSGQKFSPTRDTDWDTTHQFLPAADNDHLEKKPGRRRTLWVGLGLVLSAAAVSLLTGLLVWHFHLRSDVRVKRVYIGSMGIRDQNFLPEYEDPSSPQFSSLATLVSKQLKLIYSKNSVLTKYFQGSSVQAFSEGDSGSDSLVAYYESEFDIPVPQEASLDEAIKSLEPPAGSQQSQKGRMLLKPVDALSVNSVFSRAIDPRMSRNSLLVRKSFNIHVREGGVLRSPGFPDSSYPPSVYLQWRLRADPGHRVRLDFHTLILEDDCQQDFIKIYDSLAPIELRSLTEQCGYPHGSLSFLSSGNVMLLTLVTNEERNFPGFQANYSQIPLTAQKCGGTLGGDKGSISSPFFPSNYPPKTSCVWNIEVPVEKFVKVQFSKFLLGNQSDQCPDDYVQVDNKRLCGRKLKSTVITSQSNTMTIKFNSDSSYVDQGFTAEYEAFVPNNPCPGRFQCTNNLCINQTLHCDGWNDCGDGSDEDKCVCDAAQMKCKNGRCKPRFWECDGTDDCGDRTDEENCEKCKPGEFSCRNGNCIPEKSRCNGEDDCSDGSDESKCEKSLVLQQCSAFTFRCGNGRCISKLNPECDEEQDCGDGSDEDNCQCGTRPYRSSRIVGGQISREGEWPWQVSLHIKGKGHVCGASVLNHRWLLTAAHCVQDSGSDKYSQPDQWEAMLGLHVQSQTNEWTVRRNIKRIIAHEDYNPMTYNNDIALMELDMDVTLNQNIWPICLPSPTHDFPGGQVAWITGWGATREGGSVAMVLQKAEVRIINGTVCKNLMSDEVSDGMLCAGVLKGGVDACQGDSGGPLSVTGPSGRVFLAGLVSWGDGCARRNKPGVYTRITRYRDWIKEQSGV, from the exons ATGGATTTACTGGACTCGGGACAGAAGTTCAGTCCGACTCGG gaCACTGACTGGGACACGACCCACCAGTTCCTGCCGGCCGCAGACAACGATCACCTGGAGAAGAAGCCCGGACGCAGGAGGACGCTGTGGGTCGGACTCGGCCTCGTGCTCTCAGCCGCCGCCGTGTCTCTGCTGACCGGACTGCTGGTGTGGCACTTCCACT TGCGAAGTGACGTCCGGGTGAAGCGGGTCTACATCGGCTCCATGGGGATCCGGGACCAGAACTTCCTGCCGGAGTACGAAGATCCCAGCAGTCCACAGTTCTCTAGCCTGGCCACTCTGGTCAGCAAACAG ctGAAGCTGATTTATTCTAAAAACTCTGTTCTGACCAAATACTTCCAAGGCTCCTCGGTCCAGGCCTTCAG TGAGGGGGACAGTGGCAGCGACAGCCTGGTGGCGTACTACGAGTCGGAGTTCGATATCCCCGTCCCCCAGGAGGCGTCCCTGGACGAGGCCATCAAGTCCCTGGAGCCGCCGGCAGGAAGTCAGCAGAGCCAGAAGGGACGGATGCTCCTGAAACCCGTGGACGCGCTGAGCGTCAACAGCGTCTTCTCAcgag CCATCGATCCACGTATGTCCAGGAATTCGTTACTTG TGAGGAAGTCCTTCAACATCCATGTCCGCGAGGGGGGGGTCCTCCGCTCTCCAGGGTTCCCGGACTCCTCCTACCCCCCGAGCGTGTACCTGCAGTGGAGGCTCCGGGCCGACCCCGGCCACCGCGTCCGGCTGGACTTCCACACCCTGATCCTGGAGGACGACTGTCAGCAGGACTTCATCAAGATCTACGACTCGCTGGCGCCAATAGAACTCCGCTCGCTGACAGa ACAGTGTGGTTACCCTCAcggctctctctccttcctgtcctctggaaacgtCATGCTGCTGACGCTGGTCACCAACGAGGAGAGGAACTTCCCCGGCTTCCAAGCAAACTACTCCCAGATTCCTCTGACGGCACAAA aatGTGGAGGAACCCTGGGCGGAGACAAAGGCTCCATCTCTTCACCTTTCTTCCCCTCGAACTATCCTCCAAAGACCTCCTGTGTCTGGAACATCGAG GTCCCGGTGGAGAAGTTTGTGAAGGTTCAGTTCAGCAAGTTCCTCCTGGGAAATCAAAGCGACCAGTGTCCTGACGATTATGTTCAAGTCGACAATAAAAG gCTGTGTGGCAGGAAGTTAAAGAGCACAGTGATCACCAGCCAGAGCAACACGATGACCATCAAGTTCAACTCGGACTCGTCCTACGTGGATCAGGGTTTCACGGCCGAGTACGAAGCGTTCGTCCCCAACAATC CTTGTCCGGGGAGGTTCCAGTGCACCAACAACCTGTGCATCAACCAGACGCTGCATTGCGACGGCTGGAACGACTGTGGAGACGGCAGCGACGAGGACAAATGTG tgtGCGATGCGGCTCAGATGAAGTGTAAGAATGGACGCTGTAAACCCAGGTTCTGGGAATGTGACGGCACTGACGACTGTGGAGACCGGACGGATGAAGAAAACTGTG AAAAGTGTAAACCAGGAGAGTTTTCCTGCAGAAACGGAAACTGCATCCCAGAGAAGTCAAGGTGCAATGGAGAAGACGACTGCTCCGACGGCTCGGACGAGtccaaatgtgaaaaat CTCTGGTACTGCAGCAGTGTTCAGCGTTCACCTTCCGCTGTGGGAACGGACGCTGCATCAGCAAACTGAACCCGGAGTGTGACGAGGAGCAGGACTGTGGGGACGGCTCGGACGAGGACAACTGTC AGTGCGGGACGAGGCCGTACAGGAGCTCGCGCATCGTCGGAGGTCAGATATCGCGGGAGGGGGAGTGGCCGTGGCAGGTCAGCCTCCACATCAAGGGCAAAGGTCACGTGTGCGGCGCCTCCGTGTTGAATCACCGCTGGCTGCTGACCGCCGCTCACTGCGTCCAGGACAGTGGATCAGACAA gTACTCTCAGCCTGACCAATGGGAGGCCATGTTGGGTCTGCACGTGCAGAGTCAGACCAATGAGTGGACAGTGAGGAGGAACATAAAGAGGATCATCGCCCACGAGGACTACAACCCCATGACCTACAACAACGACATCGCCCTGATGGAGCTGGACATGGACGTCACCCTCAACCAGAACATCTGGCCCATCTgcctcccctcccccacccACGACTTCCCAGGAGGCCAAGTGGCGTGGATCACCGGCTGGGGCGCCACCAGAGAGGGAG GCTCGGTGGCCATGGTCCTGCAGAAGGCCGAGGTCCGGATCATTAACGGCACCGTGTGTAAGAACCTGATGAGCGACGAGGTCTCGGACGGGATGCTGTGTGCCGGAGTCCTCAAAGGGGGCGTGGACGCCTGCCAG GGCGACTCCGGGGGTCCGCTGTCCGTCACGGGCCCCAGTGGGCGGGTCTTCCTGGCCGGACTGGTGAGCTGGGGCGACGGCTGCGCTCGCAGGAACAAACCCGGCGTCTACACCCGGATCACCAGATACCGCGATTGGATAAAGGAGCAGAGCGGAGTGTAG
- the LOC133956123 gene encoding suppressor of tumorigenicity 14 protein homolog isoform X1 gives MDLLDSGQKFSPTRQDTDWDTTHQFLPAADNDHLEKKPGRRRTLWVGLGLVLSAAAVSLLTGLLVWHFHLRSDVRVKRVYIGSMGIRDQNFLPEYEDPSSPQFSSLATLVSKQLKLIYSKNSVLTKYFQGSSVQAFSEGDSGSDSLVAYYESEFDIPVPQEASLDEAIKSLEPPAGSQQSQKGRMLLKPVDALSVNSVFSRAIDPRMSRNSLLVRKSFNIHVREGGVLRSPGFPDSSYPPSVYLQWRLRADPGHRVRLDFHTLILEDDCQQDFIKIYDSLAPIELRSLTEQCGYPHGSLSFLSSGNVMLLTLVTNEERNFPGFQANYSQIPLTAQKCGGTLGGDKGSISSPFFPSNYPPKTSCVWNIEVPVEKFVKVQFSKFLLGNQSDQCPDDYVQVDNKRLCGRKLKSTVITSQSNTMTIKFNSDSSYVDQGFTAEYEAFVPNNPCPGRFQCTNNLCINQTLHCDGWNDCGDGSDEDKCVCDAAQMKCKNGRCKPRFWECDGTDDCGDRTDEENCEKCKPGEFSCRNGNCIPEKSRCNGEDDCSDGSDESKCEKSLVLQQCSAFTFRCGNGRCISKLNPECDEEQDCGDGSDEDNCQCGTRPYRSSRIVGGQISREGEWPWQVSLHIKGKGHVCGASVLNHRWLLTAAHCVQDSGSDKYSQPDQWEAMLGLHVQSQTNEWTVRRNIKRIIAHEDYNPMTYNNDIALMELDMDVTLNQNIWPICLPSPTHDFPGGQVAWITGWGATREGGSVAMVLQKAEVRIINGTVCKNLMSDEVSDGMLCAGVLKGGVDACQGDSGGPLSVTGPSGRVFLAGLVSWGDGCARRNKPGVYTRITRYRDWIKEQSGV, from the exons ATGGATTTACTGGACTCGGGACAGAAGTTCAGTCCGACTCGG caggaCACTGACTGGGACACGACCCACCAGTTCCTGCCGGCCGCAGACAACGATCACCTGGAGAAGAAGCCCGGACGCAGGAGGACGCTGTGGGTCGGACTCGGCCTCGTGCTCTCAGCCGCCGCCGTGTCTCTGCTGACCGGACTGCTGGTGTGGCACTTCCACT TGCGAAGTGACGTCCGGGTGAAGCGGGTCTACATCGGCTCCATGGGGATCCGGGACCAGAACTTCCTGCCGGAGTACGAAGATCCCAGCAGTCCACAGTTCTCTAGCCTGGCCACTCTGGTCAGCAAACAG ctGAAGCTGATTTATTCTAAAAACTCTGTTCTGACCAAATACTTCCAAGGCTCCTCGGTCCAGGCCTTCAG TGAGGGGGACAGTGGCAGCGACAGCCTGGTGGCGTACTACGAGTCGGAGTTCGATATCCCCGTCCCCCAGGAGGCGTCCCTGGACGAGGCCATCAAGTCCCTGGAGCCGCCGGCAGGAAGTCAGCAGAGCCAGAAGGGACGGATGCTCCTGAAACCCGTGGACGCGCTGAGCGTCAACAGCGTCTTCTCAcgag CCATCGATCCACGTATGTCCAGGAATTCGTTACTTG TGAGGAAGTCCTTCAACATCCATGTCCGCGAGGGGGGGGTCCTCCGCTCTCCAGGGTTCCCGGACTCCTCCTACCCCCCGAGCGTGTACCTGCAGTGGAGGCTCCGGGCCGACCCCGGCCACCGCGTCCGGCTGGACTTCCACACCCTGATCCTGGAGGACGACTGTCAGCAGGACTTCATCAAGATCTACGACTCGCTGGCGCCAATAGAACTCCGCTCGCTGACAGa ACAGTGTGGTTACCCTCAcggctctctctccttcctgtcctctggaaacgtCATGCTGCTGACGCTGGTCACCAACGAGGAGAGGAACTTCCCCGGCTTCCAAGCAAACTACTCCCAGATTCCTCTGACGGCACAAA aatGTGGAGGAACCCTGGGCGGAGACAAAGGCTCCATCTCTTCACCTTTCTTCCCCTCGAACTATCCTCCAAAGACCTCCTGTGTCTGGAACATCGAG GTCCCGGTGGAGAAGTTTGTGAAGGTTCAGTTCAGCAAGTTCCTCCTGGGAAATCAAAGCGACCAGTGTCCTGACGATTATGTTCAAGTCGACAATAAAAG gCTGTGTGGCAGGAAGTTAAAGAGCACAGTGATCACCAGCCAGAGCAACACGATGACCATCAAGTTCAACTCGGACTCGTCCTACGTGGATCAGGGTTTCACGGCCGAGTACGAAGCGTTCGTCCCCAACAATC CTTGTCCGGGGAGGTTCCAGTGCACCAACAACCTGTGCATCAACCAGACGCTGCATTGCGACGGCTGGAACGACTGTGGAGACGGCAGCGACGAGGACAAATGTG tgtGCGATGCGGCTCAGATGAAGTGTAAGAATGGACGCTGTAAACCCAGGTTCTGGGAATGTGACGGCACTGACGACTGTGGAGACCGGACGGATGAAGAAAACTGTG AAAAGTGTAAACCAGGAGAGTTTTCCTGCAGAAACGGAAACTGCATCCCAGAGAAGTCAAGGTGCAATGGAGAAGACGACTGCTCCGACGGCTCGGACGAGtccaaatgtgaaaaat CTCTGGTACTGCAGCAGTGTTCAGCGTTCACCTTCCGCTGTGGGAACGGACGCTGCATCAGCAAACTGAACCCGGAGTGTGACGAGGAGCAGGACTGTGGGGACGGCTCGGACGAGGACAACTGTC AGTGCGGGACGAGGCCGTACAGGAGCTCGCGCATCGTCGGAGGTCAGATATCGCGGGAGGGGGAGTGGCCGTGGCAGGTCAGCCTCCACATCAAGGGCAAAGGTCACGTGTGCGGCGCCTCCGTGTTGAATCACCGCTGGCTGCTGACCGCCGCTCACTGCGTCCAGGACAGTGGATCAGACAA gTACTCTCAGCCTGACCAATGGGAGGCCATGTTGGGTCTGCACGTGCAGAGTCAGACCAATGAGTGGACAGTGAGGAGGAACATAAAGAGGATCATCGCCCACGAGGACTACAACCCCATGACCTACAACAACGACATCGCCCTGATGGAGCTGGACATGGACGTCACCCTCAACCAGAACATCTGGCCCATCTgcctcccctcccccacccACGACTTCCCAGGAGGCCAAGTGGCGTGGATCACCGGCTGGGGCGCCACCAGAGAGGGAG GCTCGGTGGCCATGGTCCTGCAGAAGGCCGAGGTCCGGATCATTAACGGCACCGTGTGTAAGAACCTGATGAGCGACGAGGTCTCGGACGGGATGCTGTGTGCCGGAGTCCTCAAAGGGGGCGTGGACGCCTGCCAG GGCGACTCCGGGGGTCCGCTGTCCGTCACGGGCCCCAGTGGGCGGGTCTTCCTGGCCGGACTGGTGAGCTGGGGCGACGGCTGCGCTCGCAGGAACAAACCCGGCGTCTACACCCGGATCACCAGATACCGCGATTGGATAAAGGAGCAGAGCGGAGTGTAG